The Providencia sp. PROV188 genome includes a region encoding these proteins:
- a CDS encoding amino acid permease, giving the protein MKNTLSLTALTALVLSSMVGAGVFSLPQNMAEVASPLALIIGWSITGVGILFLAFSLLLLSRIRPDLDGGIFTYAKVGFGEFIGFCSAWGYWLCAVVANVSYLVIVFAAISFFTDTPDNIVFGDGNTWQALIGESILLWVVHYLVLRGVQTAAGINKLATMAKLVPLGLFIVLAFFAFKLDIFDADFSGIDLGIPVWEQVKDTMLITLWVFIGIEGAVVVSARAKNRRDVGLATIFAVSSALIIYILVTLLSLGIMPRADLAEIKNPSMATLMVSLIGSSGDIIIAAGLIISVCGAYLSWTIMAAEVPYIAAQYQSFPKIFNKLNKNDAPSSSLWFTNGAVQLSLVLIWLSGSNYNTLLTIASEMILVPYFLVGAFLVKVAYQRHSKALLAVGFVAAVYGLWLLYASGLINLMLSVVLYAPGIIIFLYARSQQTAKAPLKLIEKILAFGIAIASVPALYSLLA; this is encoded by the coding sequence TTGAAAAATACATTAAGCCTTACTGCACTCACCGCGCTAGTTCTTAGCTCAATGGTTGGTGCTGGTGTATTTAGCCTTCCTCAAAATATGGCTGAAGTGGCAAGCCCATTAGCATTAATCATCGGCTGGTCCATCACGGGCGTAGGGATCTTATTTCTTGCATTCTCTCTTTTACTCCTTTCCAGAATTCGTCCTGACCTGGATGGCGGAATATTTACTTATGCAAAAGTAGGATTTGGTGAGTTTATTGGCTTTTGTTCTGCATGGGGCTATTGGTTGTGTGCTGTTGTCGCCAACGTTTCCTATTTAGTGATTGTCTTTGCCGCGATCAGCTTCTTCACCGATACACCGGATAACATTGTGTTTGGCGATGGTAATACTTGGCAAGCTCTAATCGGTGAATCTATCTTACTGTGGGTTGTGCATTACTTAGTTCTTCGCGGTGTGCAAACTGCGGCGGGGATCAACAAACTCGCCACGATGGCGAAATTAGTCCCTCTTGGGTTATTTATCGTACTCGCATTCTTTGCCTTCAAGCTCGATATTTTTGATGCCGATTTTAGCGGTATTGACCTTGGCATTCCCGTTTGGGAACAAGTAAAAGACACCATGCTGATCACTCTGTGGGTCTTTATTGGTATTGAAGGGGCAGTCGTCGTCTCCGCTCGGGCGAAAAACCGCCGAGATGTCGGTCTAGCTACCATTTTTGCGGTAAGCTCCGCATTAATTATCTATATTCTTGTCACCCTACTATCTCTTGGGATCATGCCTCGTGCCGATCTGGCTGAGATTAAAAACCCGTCGATGGCGACTTTAATGGTCTCTTTAATTGGCTCTAGCGGTGACATCATTATTGCCGCAGGTTTGATTATCTCTGTTTGTGGCGCGTATTTGAGCTGGACAATTATGGCCGCTGAAGTTCCGTATATTGCCGCACAATACCAATCATTCCCTAAAATTTTCAATAAATTAAATAAGAATGATGCACCATCTTCCTCGTTATGGTTCACCAACGGTGCAGTTCAACTATCATTAGTGCTAATTTGGTTAAGTGGCAGTAACTACAATACTCTGCTGACTATCGCTTCAGAGATGATTTTGGTTCCTTACTTTTTAGTCGGTGCCTTTTTAGTCAAAGTTGCTTATCAACGTCATAGCAAAGCCCTGCTCGCGGTTGGTTTTGTTGCTGCTGTCTATGGATTATGGCTGTTGTACGCATCTGGATTGATTAACTTAATGCTCTCTGTAGTGCTGTATGCGCCGGGGATCATTATTTTTCTGTATGCCCGTTCACAGCAAACAGCAAAAGCCCCACTGAAGTTAATAGAGAAAATCTTAGCATTTGGAATTGCAATAGCCTCAGTGCCAGCGTTATATTCCCTATTAGCTTAA
- the ydgH gene encoding DUF1471 family protein YdgH: MKLKTTVIAAAVLSLTSITATQAAVELTPKQATELQPYERITVTGRFNAIYEASDAVSRRADKMGAYAFYIQSLDDIGDSGNMRVVADVYAKDASKREESARRVFGGVEEMSKADAKVYQPFDAVTVSGFYPSEPDLYEAIAKKAKEKDAASFYVVRNVAMNDGGNTLATAYIYKKDAPKRQIQKEEAVVPADSEAGRALLAQGGEAADKVLIPGVASSEEPTEAVGRFFETSSSQPGRTSVTLPSGYVIEEVNKTAAAMMVPFDSITFSGYYTNTPEVRYQIAKRAEAKGAKYYHITREWQSNGGSVTISADLFK; this comes from the coding sequence ATGAAGCTGAAAACTACGGTCATCGCAGCCGCGGTGCTATCATTAACTAGTATAACCGCTACACAGGCGGCTGTTGAATTAACGCCAAAACAGGCTACCGAATTACAACCTTATGAGCGTATAACCGTCACTGGGCGTTTTAATGCTATCTATGAAGCATCCGATGCAGTTTCCCGTAGGGCTGATAAGATGGGGGCTTATGCCTTTTACATTCAAAGCCTTGATGATATAGGTGACAGTGGCAACATGCGTGTTGTTGCTGATGTGTACGCAAAAGATGCATCAAAACGTGAAGAATCTGCTCGCCGAGTTTTCGGTGGTGTTGAAGAAATGTCTAAAGCGGACGCAAAAGTGTATCAGCCTTTTGATGCCGTCACTGTAAGTGGTTTCTACCCATCTGAACCGGACTTATACGAAGCAATCGCGAAAAAAGCCAAAGAAAAAGATGCAGCCTCATTTTATGTGGTTCGCAACGTAGCCATGAATGACGGTGGTAACACTTTAGCAACCGCATATATCTATAAGAAAGATGCACCTAAGCGCCAAATTCAAAAAGAAGAAGCAGTTGTTCCTGCTGATTCAGAGGCGGGTCGTGCGTTATTAGCGCAGGGTGGTGAAGCTGCTGATAAAGTTCTGATCCCTGGCGTTGCAAGCTCAGAAGAACCAACCGAAGCTGTTGGTCGTTTCTTCGAAACGTCCTCAAGCCAACCGGGTCGTACTAGCGTGACATTACCAAGTGGTTATGTCATTGAAGAAGTGAACAAAACAGCAGCAGCCATGATGGTTCCATTTGATTCCATTACTTTCTCCGGTTATTACACTAATACCCCAGAAGTTCGTTATCAAATCGCCAAACGTGCAGAAGCTAAAGGTGCAAAATACTACCATATCACTCGTGAATGGCAGTCGAATGGTGGCAGCGTCACCATCAGTGCAGACCTGTTCAAATAG
- the pntA gene encoding Re/Si-specific NAD(P)(+) transhydrogenase subunit alpha yields MRIGIPRERLANEARVAATPSTVTQLLKLGFSVCVEQNAGHLASFDDAAYEQAGAEIVSRESAFSADIVFKVNAPLSDEIPLLKEGATLVSFIWPAQNPELMEALKARNINVMAMDAVPRISRAQSLDALSSMANIAGYRAIVEAAHEFGRFFTGQITAAGKVPPAKVMIIGAGVAGLAAIGAAGSLGAIVRAFDTRPEVKEQVQSMGAEFLELDFKEDAGSGDGYAKVMSEAFIKAEMALFAAQAKDVDIIVTTALIPGKPAPKLITKEMVESMKPGSVVVDLAAQTGGNCELTQADKLVVTDNGVKIIGYTDLPSRLPTQSSQLYGTNLVNLMKLLCKEKDGEITIDFDDLVIRGVTVIKQGEITWPAPPIQVSAQPQAKPKAVEKVKAPEKKMSPVTKMALMALAIILFGWFANSAPAEFLSHFTVFALACVVGYYVVWNVTHALHTPLMSVTNAISGIIVVGALLQIGSGGWVSFLSFIAILIASINIFGGFTVTQRMLKMFRKG; encoded by the coding sequence ATGCGAATTGGTATACCAAGAGAACGACTTGCCAATGAAGCGCGTGTTGCCGCTACACCATCAACAGTCACCCAATTGTTAAAATTGGGTTTTTCGGTGTGTGTTGAGCAAAATGCGGGACATTTAGCAAGTTTTGATGATGCAGCTTATGAGCAAGCTGGTGCAGAAATTGTCTCTCGTGAGAGCGCATTTTCTGCGGATATTGTGTTTAAAGTGAATGCACCATTGTCGGACGAAATTCCTTTATTAAAAGAAGGGGCGACTTTAGTCAGCTTTATTTGGCCGGCGCAGAACCCTGAGTTAATGGAGGCATTAAAAGCCCGTAATATCAACGTAATGGCAATGGATGCAGTGCCGCGTATCTCTAGGGCGCAATCGCTTGATGCATTGAGCTCAATGGCAAATATCGCTGGTTACCGCGCGATTGTGGAAGCAGCTCATGAGTTTGGACGCTTCTTCACCGGACAAATTACTGCTGCTGGTAAAGTACCGCCAGCAAAAGTGATGATCATCGGTGCGGGTGTGGCGGGCCTGGCTGCGATAGGTGCAGCAGGTAGCTTAGGCGCAATTGTTCGCGCATTTGATACTCGCCCTGAAGTGAAAGAGCAAGTTCAAAGTATGGGTGCTGAGTTCCTCGAATTAGATTTTAAAGAGGATGCGGGGAGTGGAGATGGTTACGCGAAAGTGATGTCTGAAGCCTTTATTAAGGCAGAAATGGCGCTATTTGCTGCACAAGCAAAAGACGTGGATATCATTGTAACGACAGCGCTTATTCCGGGTAAACCTGCGCCAAAATTGATCACCAAAGAGATGGTTGAATCAATGAAGCCAGGAAGTGTGGTGGTTGATCTTGCTGCACAAACGGGCGGTAACTGTGAGCTGACTCAAGCGGATAAATTGGTTGTCACCGATAATGGTGTCAAAATCATCGGTTACACCGATTTACCAAGCCGTTTACCAACGCAATCATCTCAGCTATATGGTACTAACCTTGTTAACTTGATGAAGTTGTTATGCAAAGAAAAAGATGGCGAAATCACGATTGATTTTGATGATTTAGTCATTCGCGGCGTTACGGTTATCAAGCAAGGCGAAATCACCTGGCCAGCACCGCCAATTCAAGTTTCAGCTCAGCCACAAGCGAAGCCGAAAGCCGTTGAAAAGGTGAAAGCGCCAGAGAAAAAGATGTCACCGGTAACCAAAATGGCGCTGATGGCACTGGCTATCATCTTGTTTGGATGGTTCGCCAACTCAGCTCCAGCCGAGTTTTTATCGCACTTTACCGTCTTTGCGTTGGCTTGTGTGGTGGGATACTACGTGGTGTGGAACGTCACCCATGCGCTGCATACCCCGTTGATGTCGGTCACTAACGCCATCTCAGGGATTATTGTTGTTGGTGCATTGCTGCAAATTGGCAGCGGTGGCTGGGTAAGTTTCTTATCCTTTATTGCGATCTTGATCGCAAGCATCAATATTTTCGGTGGGTTCACAGTAACTCAACGTATGTTAAAAATGTTTCGTAAGGGATAA
- the pntB gene encoding Re/Si-specific NAD(P)(+) transhydrogenase subunit beta, with protein MSSGVVTAAYIVAAILFIFSLAGLSRHESSQRGNTYGIIGMGIALIATILGPHSANVGWMIVAMVIGAVIGIRLAKKVEMTEMPELVAILHSFVGLAAVLVGFNSFIASEGHASSVMENIHLTEVFLGIFIGAVTFTGSIVAYGKLSGKMSSKPMMLPNRHKLNLAALVVSFILLVIFVKTDSVGLQVFVMLIMTAIALAFGWHLVASIGGADMPVVVSMLNSYSGWAAAAAGFMLSNDLLIVTGALVGSSGAILSYIMCKAMNRSFISVIAGGFGTDGSSTGSEEEMGEYRETTAEEVAEMLKNSTSVIITPGYGLAVAQAQYPVHDITAKLRERGINVRFGIHPVAGRLPGHMNVLLAEAKVPYDIVLEMDEINDDFAETDTVLVIGANDTVNPAAQEDPNSPIAGMPVLEVWKANNVVVFKRSMNTGYAGVQNPLFFKENTQMLFGDAKASVDAILKAL; from the coding sequence TTGTCAAGTGGAGTTGTGACAGCAGCCTACATCGTTGCTGCTATCCTATTTATTTTCAGCCTTGCGGGGCTATCTCGCCATGAAAGTTCTCAACGAGGGAACACATACGGCATTATCGGTATGGGGATTGCCCTGATTGCAACCATCTTAGGACCTCATAGCGCGAATGTGGGTTGGATGATTGTGGCAATGGTGATCGGTGCCGTAATTGGTATTCGTTTAGCCAAAAAAGTTGAAATGACCGAAATGCCTGAGCTGGTTGCTATTTTGCACAGCTTTGTGGGTTTGGCAGCGGTACTTGTGGGCTTCAACAGCTTTATTGCAAGTGAAGGTCATGCCAGTAGCGTGATGGAAAATATTCATTTAACGGAAGTTTTCTTGGGCATTTTCATCGGTGCGGTCACGTTTACAGGCTCAATTGTGGCTTATGGCAAACTGTCAGGAAAAATGTCATCGAAGCCGATGATGCTACCAAATCGCCATAAGCTTAACCTTGCAGCCTTAGTCGTTTCATTTATTTTGCTGGTTATTTTCGTTAAAACTGACAGCGTTGGCTTACAAGTGTTTGTCATGTTGATCATGACCGCGATTGCATTAGCCTTCGGTTGGCATTTAGTTGCCTCTATCGGTGGTGCAGATATGCCAGTGGTTGTTTCCATGCTGAACTCATATTCAGGATGGGCAGCGGCAGCGGCAGGTTTCATGCTCAGTAATGACTTACTTATCGTGACAGGGGCCTTAGTTGGTTCATCGGGTGCTATCCTTTCTTATATCATGTGTAAAGCAATGAACCGTTCGTTTATCAGTGTTATTGCTGGCGGGTTTGGTACTGATGGTTCATCAACAGGTTCTGAAGAAGAGATGGGCGAATACCGCGAAACGACAGCGGAAGAAGTGGCTGAAATGTTGAAAAACTCCACTTCAGTGATCATCACTCCGGGCTATGGTCTGGCGGTAGCTCAGGCGCAGTATCCGGTGCATGATATTACGGCAAAACTGCGTGAACGTGGTATCAATGTTCGTTTCGGTATTCACCCAGTTGCAGGGCGCTTACCGGGGCACATGAACGTACTGTTAGCGGAAGCGAAAGTTCCTTATGACATCGTATTAGAAATGGATGAAATCAATGATGATTTCGCCGAAACAGATACGGTGCTGGTTATCGGCGCGAATGATACCGTGAACCCAGCGGCACAAGAGGATCCAAACAGCCCAATTGCGGGTATGCCTGTGTTAGAAGTTTGGAAAGCAAATAATGTCGTTGTGTTTAAGCGCTCAATGAATACAGGGTATGCAGGGGTACAAAACCCACTGTTCTTTAAAGAAAATACTCAAATGTTATTTGGTGATGCGAAAGCCAGCGTGGATGCAATTTTAAAAGCGCTGTAA
- a CDS encoding NAD(P)H-quinone oxidoreductase, with protein MNNNLMSLPPLMTAVDIIDPSVSDELQLIEIPLPKLLPGHLIVKVEASGVNRPDIFQRKGSYPPPPDASPIMGLEVSGTVVAKADDVTTWAIGDRICALVAGGGYAEYCLVHQDIALPLGNLSFEEGAAIPENFFTVWANMFQIGQLKKGETVLIHGGTSGIGSVAIMLAKAFGATVITTVGSEDKAIAAKSLGADCVINYRTDDFVKVTQEYTNHHGVNMVVDIIGGDYVSKNYVVAAKFGRIIQIGMMKGNPTQLNMMPMMVKRLTHTGSTMRSRSNEEKAQIAKELHQQVWGMLQNGKIKPIINKIYTLCQVERAHHHMESGDLIGKIILVNR; from the coding sequence ATGAATAACAATTTGATGTCGTTGCCCCCATTAATGACAGCTGTCGACATTATTGATCCAAGCGTTTCGGATGAACTGCAGCTAATAGAAATTCCGCTCCCTAAACTCCTTCCTGGTCATTTAATCGTTAAAGTGGAAGCCTCAGGTGTTAACCGTCCTGACATTTTCCAACGCAAAGGCTCATACCCACCACCGCCAGATGCTTCACCAATCATGGGACTTGAGGTATCAGGTACAGTTGTGGCTAAAGCTGATGATGTAACAACGTGGGCGATAGGCGACCGAATTTGTGCACTTGTAGCAGGTGGTGGTTACGCAGAGTACTGCTTAGTGCATCAGGATATTGCTTTGCCATTAGGAAATTTATCCTTTGAAGAAGGGGCTGCTATCCCAGAAAACTTTTTTACTGTTTGGGCGAATATGTTCCAGATTGGGCAGTTGAAAAAAGGGGAAACAGTACTTATTCATGGTGGTACCTCGGGTATTGGTAGTGTCGCCATCATGTTAGCAAAAGCCTTTGGTGCCACGGTGATAACGACGGTTGGCTCAGAAGATAAAGCGATAGCGGCGAAATCACTTGGTGCGGATTGTGTGATTAATTACCGAACAGACGATTTTGTTAAAGTGACTCAGGAGTATACAAATCATCATGGTGTGAATATGGTCGTCGATATTATTGGTGGAGACTATGTCAGTAAAAATTACGTAGTAGCCGCAAAATTTGGACGGATTATCCAAATTGGCATGATGAAAGGAAACCCAACTCAGCTGAACATGATGCCAATGATGGTAAAACGTTTAACTCACACTGGATCGACAATGCGCTCTCGAAGTAATGAAGAGAAAGCGCAAATCGCAAAAGAGCTGCATCAGCAAGTTTGGGGAATGTTACAGAATGGTAAGATAAAACCAATAATTAACAAAATATATACATTGTGTCAGGTGGAACGTGCACATCACCATATGGAGTCAGGGGATTTGATTGGTAAAATTATTTTAGTAAACAGGTAG
- a CDS encoding pyridoxal phosphate-dependent decarboxylase family protein, which translates to MNNFKNKSMNVDALFLGPKSENAVFFREMMEYAVTEHMHWRSGYHPEDPDLITTVDRYAPEYRDTLYRTEGILNQLSSKLKTTSVPWFSPRYMGHMNADTLMISNLAYVMAMMYNPNNCAQESSPTTTVLEIEAGLDLCGMFGYDVQKSWGHITSGGTVANYEGLWVARNIKTLPLAMASHPQAKQLLTDVSENALLNMRTSDVLDLIDELKKQGLFEEIRNLTCRGTGVEQGKLGKLLVPQSKHYSWMKAMDILGLGQQNIVQLPVDKRYRTDVSQMRDIVFSLIEKGEPILAVVAVVGTTETGAIDNVAEVIKLREECEQRFGVSFYVHIDAAYAGYACAMFRDENNQFLEYDALIARYHDEGVFPPDIVWPKPDVYQSFRALNQADSITVDPHKVGFIPYAAGAICMKDKRIVDLISYHAAYVFEEVKESSRKTDKQQNVLLGSSIMEGSKAGATAAAVWAAHRLVPLNLLGYGKVIAAGVTTANWMIEKINASEPFVIDGREFTLAAMPAPDFHMINFMFRETGNTSLEKQNQLNKRLYELCSYAAGRTYANDFLTSSTSLTHEEYGDNPQNLCLEANFKEEEWHKVHSIYVLRAAIMTHCLRDKQHFDNYWNELRNIFEDKLQQLIDEENKRNHSIQKVSV; encoded by the coding sequence ATGAATAATTTTAAAAATAAAAGCATGAACGTAGATGCATTGTTCCTCGGACCTAAATCTGAAAATGCGGTATTTTTCAGAGAAATGATGGAATATGCAGTGACTGAGCATATGCATTGGCGTTCTGGTTATCATCCTGAAGATCCCGATTTAATTACTACCGTCGATAGATATGCACCGGAATATCGGGATACGTTATATCGCACTGAAGGTATCCTTAATCAGCTTTCCTCAAAGTTAAAAACTACGTCAGTGCCTTGGTTTTCACCGCGTTACATGGGGCATATGAACGCGGATACTTTGATGATCTCCAATCTCGCGTATGTCATGGCTATGATGTACAACCCAAATAACTGCGCACAAGAATCTTCACCGACAACGACGGTATTAGAAATCGAAGCGGGGTTAGATTTATGCGGTATGTTTGGGTATGACGTGCAAAAATCTTGGGGGCACATTACCTCGGGTGGCACAGTAGCTAACTACGAAGGGTTATGGGTCGCGAGAAACATTAAAACCTTACCTTTAGCCATGGCATCCCACCCTCAAGCCAAACAACTCTTAACGGATGTTTCAGAAAACGCGTTACTGAATATGCGTACCAGTGATGTATTGGATCTGATTGATGAGTTGAAAAAGCAAGGGTTGTTTGAAGAAATTCGCAATCTGACCTGCCGAGGCACCGGTGTTGAACAAGGTAAACTCGGTAAATTGTTAGTGCCGCAATCCAAGCATTATTCGTGGATGAAAGCGATGGATATCTTAGGGTTAGGGCAGCAAAACATTGTTCAACTTCCCGTTGATAAACGTTATCGCACGGATGTTTCGCAAATGCGTGACATTGTTTTCTCATTGATTGAAAAAGGCGAGCCTATTCTTGCAGTGGTCGCTGTTGTAGGTACCACTGAAACAGGTGCTATTGATAACGTCGCTGAAGTCATTAAATTACGCGAGGAATGTGAGCAACGCTTTGGCGTTTCATTCTATGTGCATATTGATGCGGCGTATGCAGGTTATGCCTGTGCAATGTTCCGTGATGAAAACAACCAATTCCTTGAATATGATGCGCTTATTGCTCGTTACCATGACGAAGGTGTTTTCCCGCCAGATATCGTTTGGCCAAAGCCTGATGTTTATCAGAGTTTCCGAGCTTTAAACCAAGCTGACTCCATCACAGTCGATCCGCATAAAGTCGGTTTTATCCCTTATGCTGCTGGGGCGATTTGTATGAAGGACAAACGCATTGTCGATTTGATTTCCTATCATGCTGCCTATGTGTTTGAAGAAGTGAAAGAAAGTAGTCGTAAAACCGATAAACAACAGAATGTATTACTGGGTTCATCGATTATGGAAGGCTCAAAAGCTGGTGCGACGGCAGCGGCGGTATGGGCTGCACATCGGTTAGTTCCGCTGAACTTATTGGGGTATGGCAAAGTCATTGCGGCTGGGGTAACAACCGCCAATTGGATGATTGAAAAAATCAATGCCAGCGAGCCGTTTGTGATTGATGGGCGTGAGTTTACATTGGCAGCGATGCCTGCACCAGATTTCCACATGATCAACTTTATGTTCAGGGAAACGGGAAACACCTCACTAGAGAAACAAAACCAGTTAAATAAACGTTTGTATGAACTCTGCTCTTATGCAGCAGGACGCACTTATGCAAATGATTTTTTAACGTCGTCAACATCACTAACCCATGAAGAGTACGGTGATAATCCTCAGAATCTGTGTCTAGAGGCGAATTTCAAGGAAGAGGAATGGCACAAAGTCCATTCAATTTATGTATTAAGGGCCGCAATTATGACCCATTGCCTGCGTGATAAACAGCACTTCGATAACTACTGGAATGAATTAAGAAACATCTTTGAAGACAAACTACAACAGCTCATTGATGAAGAAAATAAACGTAATCATTCCATTCAAAAAGTTAGTGTTTAA
- the tyrP gene encoding tyrosine transporter TyrP yields the protein MLAMPIAAGSNGFSVSLVMLFGLWALMCYTALLLVEVYQHESHETGIGSVAQRYLGSSGKFITGFSMMFLMYALTAAYVTGAGQIITSNLKGSFAIEMADWMGIVVFTIIGGGVVCFGTSSVDFINRILFTAKIVFLVIILAMMFPHVEQLNLLSAPTDKILILAAIPVFFTSFGFHGSVPSVVKYMGGDVKKLRIIFVLGSAIPLVAYILWQIATLGSISTNTFVGILAENSGLNGLLEAIKTVAQSGKTEFVAQMFMSLALATSFLGVALGLFDFLADLFKRQDNASGRIQTGLITFLPPLVFALFYPKGFVMALGYAAIALSILALLLPSAMALKSRHVNPRKYQVLGGKPALVIVFLCGIAVIGIQLGIVFKVLPDIG from the coding sequence ATGTTGGCAATGCCAATTGCAGCGGGAAGTAATGGGTTTTCAGTTAGTTTGGTGATGTTGTTTGGTCTGTGGGCGCTAATGTGCTACACCGCATTATTGCTGGTAGAAGTTTACCAGCATGAATCCCATGAAACAGGGATAGGTAGCGTTGCTCAGCGCTATTTAGGCTCGAGTGGGAAGTTCATCACGGGTTTTAGTATGATGTTTTTAATGTATGCCTTAACCGCCGCCTATGTGACGGGAGCAGGGCAAATCATTACCTCCAATCTGAAAGGTAGTTTTGCCATTGAAATGGCAGACTGGATGGGCATTGTCGTCTTTACCATCATTGGTGGTGGGGTTGTTTGCTTTGGTACCTCATCCGTCGATTTTATTAACCGCATCTTGTTTACCGCGAAAATCGTCTTTTTAGTGATCATTCTGGCAATGATGTTCCCGCATGTGGAACAGTTAAATTTACTATCAGCACCAACCGATAAAATTTTGATCCTCGCGGCTATCCCAGTCTTCTTTACCTCATTTGGTTTCCACGGAAGTGTGCCAAGTGTTGTGAAATATATGGGCGGTGATGTCAAAAAACTGCGAATTATCTTTGTGTTAGGAAGTGCGATTCCGCTAGTTGCTTACATTTTATGGCAAATCGCTACACTGGGCAGTATTAGCACGAATACCTTTGTGGGTATTTTAGCTGAGAATTCTGGGTTAAATGGACTATTGGAAGCCATTAAAACAGTTGCGCAGTCAGGTAAAACTGAATTCGTCGCGCAAATGTTTATGAGCCTTGCATTAGCCACATCATTCCTTGGGGTTGCGTTAGGCTTGTTTGACTTCTTAGCTGACTTGTTTAAGCGCCAAGATAATGCATCTGGGCGTATCCAAACCGGGCTGATTACCTTTTTACCTCCGCTTGTTTTCGCATTGTTTTACCCGAAAGGTTTCGTGATGGCGTTGGGTTATGCGGCAATCGCGCTGTCTATCTTAGCGTTATTACTGCCAAGTGCGATGGCTCTGAAATCTCGCCATGTTAACCCTCGCAAATACCAAGTACTTGGTGGTAAGCCAGCATTAGTGATTGTGTTCCTGTGTGGTATCGCAGTTATCGGCATCCAGCTCGGTATTGTCTTCAAAGTTCTGCCGGATATTGGCTAA
- a CDS encoding PadR family transcriptional regulator gives MDNPKTLDTCLCGGKSVRRMFNPKQLRIYILHLLVDGANYGYELIKKISEETAGFYCPSPGVIYPTLTLLEELNFISTSKETGKGRKCFAITPEGRCFLLLKADILAEVKMKLNYAQELKAGNQFANEIELAVDKFKSLLRHKIVLQQLSKQESAQVVDIINQAVKRIEQVNEALLVSENNVVSENNAVLEKNAVEGK, from the coding sequence ATGGACAATCCAAAAACCCTCGATACATGTCTATGTGGGGGTAAAAGTGTTCGGCGCATGTTTAATCCAAAACAGCTGCGTATTTATATTTTGCATTTACTCGTAGATGGCGCGAATTATGGTTATGAACTGATAAAAAAAATCAGTGAGGAAACAGCTGGATTTTATTGCCCAAGCCCTGGCGTGATTTATCCGACACTGACATTACTGGAAGAACTGAATTTTATTTCAACCAGTAAAGAAACGGGTAAAGGGCGTAAATGCTTTGCTATCACGCCGGAAGGCCGCTGCTTTTTACTTTTGAAAGCGGACATTCTGGCTGAAGTTAAAATGAAGCTAAATTATGCGCAAGAGCTGAAAGCGGGTAACCAATTTGCCAATGAAATTGAGTTAGCGGTAGATAAATTCAAATCATTACTCCGGCATAAAATTGTATTACAGCAGTTATCAAAGCAAGAATCGGCTCAAGTGGTGGATATTATCAACCAAGCCGTAAAACGAATTGAGCAAGTGAATGAGGCGCTATTAGTTTCTGAAAATAACGTAGTCTCGGAAAATAACGCCGTTTTAGAGAAGAACGCAGTAGAAGGAAAATAA